A genomic window from Tolypothrix sp. PCC 7910 includes:
- a CDS encoding response regulator transcription factor gives MRILIIEDDDRIAQPLAEYLRRQHHIVDIATDGLEGWEWSQSGLYELILLDLMLPKLDGITLCQRLRAASSNALILMLTARDTTSDKIIGLDAGADDYLVKPFELKELAARIRALARRSPEIRPSILIHGDLQLDPASQQVTYAENILSLTPKEYMILEYFLRHPNQVVTRSAIFDKLWEFDKTSGEGSIKTHITNLRNKLKAAGSSEDLIENVYGIGYRLRNH, from the coding sequence ATGAGAATTTTGATAATTGAAGATGACGATCGCATTGCTCAACCATTAGCCGAGTATTTAAGACGACAACACCATATTGTAGATATCGCAACCGATGGGCTTGAGGGATGGGAATGGTCGCAATCAGGATTATATGAGTTAATCTTATTAGATTTAATGCTGCCTAAATTAGATGGCATTACTCTATGTCAGCGTTTACGTGCTGCTTCATCTAATGCTCTGATTTTAATGCTGACAGCACGAGATACAACAAGCGATAAAATTATTGGACTCGATGCTGGTGCTGATGATTACTTGGTCAAGCCCTTTGAGCTAAAAGAGTTAGCAGCACGTATCAGAGCTTTAGCACGAAGAAGTCCAGAGATACGCCCATCAATTTTAATCCACGGTGATTTGCAATTAGATCCGGCTAGCCAACAGGTTACTTATGCAGAAAATATTCTGTCGTTAACACCTAAAGAATACATGATACTAGAATATTTTTTGAGACATCCAAATCAAGTTGTGACTCGTTCAGCAATCTTTGACAAGCTGTGGGAATTTGATAAAACTTCGGGGGAAGGAAGTATCAAAACTCATATTACAAATTTGCGGAATAAACTCAAAGCTGCTGGAAGTTCAGAAGACTTGATTGAAAATGTTTATGGCATTGGTTATCGTTTACGAAATCATTAA
- a CDS encoding PepSY domain-containing protein, which translates to MKTSTKIILAVACVGTLGFAGLSRVVGAKQPQSPVAVIHQHHIATQVAQGSDGDGETNDDVQEQQEAAKLQPLAKITAKQAQQAAEASTGAKASSVKLENDDGNVVYAVKIGQQDVKVDAGNGKVLYAENDNQEDEKNQAIRPKSSIQVSETDDGDRETNDDGK; encoded by the coding sequence ATGAAAACTTCAACAAAAATCATTTTGGCAGTAGCTTGTGTTGGGACTTTGGGCTTTGCTGGATTGTCGAGAGTTGTAGGAGCAAAACAACCACAATCTCCGGTAGCAGTTATACATCAGCATCATATTGCTACCCAAGTCGCCCAAGGCAGTGATGGTGATGGTGAAACAAACGATGATGTACAAGAACAGCAAGAAGCAGCAAAACTGCAACCACTAGCTAAAATTACAGCAAAACAAGCACAACAAGCTGCTGAAGCATCCACAGGAGCTAAGGCCAGTAGCGTCAAACTGGAAAATGATGATGGCAACGTAGTTTATGCTGTAAAAATTGGTCAGCAAGATGTGAAAGTTGATGCTGGTAATGGCAAGGTTTTATATGCCGAAAATGACAATCAAGAAGATGAAAAAAATCAAGCTATTCGTCCCAAGAGTAGTATTCAAGTTTCAGAGACTGATGATGGCGATCGCGAAACCAATGATGATGGGAAGTAA
- a CDS encoding HAMP domain-containing histidine kinase, producing the protein MFQKIRYRLLLSYLVVFASLLGIFALAVRIVFAHSLTQQIKDKLTAIGQGAAANVEFEAGRLKVESDFRPQDLIARHQALQWFDTQGHLVTQQGKTVLNSPLLPNKIVQVQSGKVRIQAATIPIINSNNNQLVGYVRVSQSLEEFDETLKKLDWGLGGGILITLVLSGIGGILLTRQAMQPIEESFQRLKQFTADASHELRSPLMAIKINAELPLEYPMEIGPKDAEKFQAIASATNQMTRLTEDLLFLARTDQVPNRDWHSLNLTSILENLLLLYKPQAQAKEINLISQLTENLYLMGDSVQLTRLFSNLIENALHYTPLKGVVEIKTTRVGSQIDVKVQDTGIGIAPEHLDKVFERFWRADKSRSYNSGGSGLGLAIAQAIAQNHGGLITVTSQLGVGSCFTVRLPVS; encoded by the coding sequence GTGTTTCAAAAAATTCGATATCGTTTATTGTTGTCTTACTTGGTGGTTTTTGCATCACTGCTAGGAATATTTGCGCTCGCAGTCCGAATAGTTTTCGCTCATAGTCTGACTCAACAAATCAAAGATAAACTCACAGCTATCGGACAAGGTGCAGCTGCAAATGTAGAATTTGAAGCAGGTCGCCTTAAGGTTGAAAGTGATTTTCGTCCACAAGACCTAATTGCTCGTCATCAAGCATTACAGTGGTTTGATACTCAAGGCCATTTAGTTACTCAACAAGGAAAAACTGTCTTAAATTCACCCTTATTACCAAACAAAATAGTACAAGTTCAGAGCGGCAAAGTTCGTATCCAAGCTGCAACTATACCAATTATTAATAGCAACAATAATCAGTTGGTTGGGTATGTGAGGGTGAGTCAATCTTTAGAAGAATTTGATGAAACTCTCAAAAAATTAGACTGGGGATTAGGCGGTGGAATTCTGATAACTTTGGTTCTGAGTGGGATTGGTGGAATTTTATTAACTCGTCAAGCGATGCAACCTATTGAGGAGAGTTTTCAAAGGCTCAAACAGTTTACTGCTGATGCTTCCCATGAACTGCGTAGTCCTTTAATGGCAATCAAAATTAATGCTGAGTTACCGTTAGAATATCCTATGGAAATTGGGCCAAAAGATGCAGAAAAGTTTCAGGCGATCGCCAGTGCTACTAACCAGATGACTCGCCTCACAGAAGATTTACTGTTCTTGGCACGTACCGATCAAGTTCCGAATAGAGATTGGCATAGCCTCAATTTAACGTCAATCTTGGAAAACTTATTGCTACTTTATAAACCTCAAGCTCAAGCCAAGGAAATTAATTTGATCTCTCAGTTAACAGAAAATCTTTACTTGATGGGTGACTCAGTTCAACTAACGCGGCTATTTTCTAATTTGATTGAAAACGCACTCCATTACACACCATTAAAAGGCGTGGTTGAAATCAAAACCACTCGTGTTGGTTCTCAGATTGATGTCAAAGTACAAGATACAGGCATAGGAATTGCACCAGAGCATCTCGACAAAGTTTTTGAGCGTTTTTGGCGAGCAGATAAATCACGTTCTTATAATTCTGGTGGTTCTGGTTTAGGATTAGCCATTGCTCAAGCGATCGCACAAAATCACGGTGGATTAATTACTGTTACTAGTCAATTAGGAGTTGGTAGTTGTTTTACTGTGCGTTTACCAGTTTCTTAA
- a CDS encoding MotA/TolQ/ExbB proton channel family protein: MGIKNLFAAGGVVMWPLLAFSVVAVALIVERVRFWYRVNTRQAKVVREILNLYRMDNLVGAIEKSRQNANLPIPRIFLAALELEEPTPEEFRLALESEAQAELSIIKRFNTIFDTIIGLSPLFGLLGTVLGLIVSFASLNLGDVGGTKTAGVTSGISEALVSTASGLIVAIFTLFFANSFRGLAQRQTGLIQEYGGQLELLYRRRYERGGEKIYASTR; encoded by the coding sequence ATGGGGATAAAAAACTTATTTGCCGCAGGTGGCGTGGTAATGTGGCCCCTGCTTGCGTTCTCTGTTGTGGCAGTAGCTTTGATTGTTGAGCGTGTGCGGTTTTGGTATCGAGTCAATACCCGCCAAGCCAAGGTAGTACGAGAGATTCTTAATCTCTATCGGATGGATAATCTGGTGGGAGCCATTGAAAAGTCCCGTCAGAATGCAAATTTACCGATTCCCCGAATTTTCCTGGCAGCGTTGGAATTGGAAGAACCCACTCCAGAAGAGTTTCGGTTAGCGCTAGAAAGTGAAGCACAAGCCGAACTTTCCATTATCAAACGGTTCAATACGATTTTTGACACAATTATTGGACTTTCACCTCTATTTGGATTGTTAGGTACAGTACTGGGTTTGATTGTTTCATTCGCTTCTCTCAATCTTGGTGATGTCGGTGGGACAAAAACTGCAGGTGTGACATCGGGGATTAGTGAAGCGCTTGTTTCCACAGCTTCCGGCTTAATTGTGGCAATTTTCACCCTGTTCTTTGCTAATTCTTTCCGTGGATTGGCTCAACGTCAAACTGGCTTGATTCAAGAATATGGCGGGCAATTAGAACTGTTGTATCGCCGTCGTTATGAAAGAGGAGGAGAAAAGATCTATGCGTCTACAAGATGA
- a CDS encoding biopolymer transporter ExbD: MRLQDEPDIPAQINIVPMIDVIFAILTFFIMSTLFLTRQEGLPVNLPQAATSQQSQVPTKITVTVESNGEISLNKKPTTVDVLTEQLRALVGSTPETIVVINADRKVEHGKIVTVMDQVRQVKGARLAIATQKP, encoded by the coding sequence ATGCGTCTACAAGATGAGCCGGATATACCTGCACAAATTAATATCGTGCCGATGATTGATGTCATCTTTGCTATTTTGACATTTTTCATCATGTCTACCCTTTTTCTCACACGCCAAGAGGGATTACCCGTCAATTTACCTCAAGCTGCAACCTCCCAACAGTCGCAAGTCCCTACCAAAATTACAGTGACAGTCGAATCCAACGGCGAAATTAGCTTGAATAAAAAACCGACAACAGTTGATGTGTTAACCGAACAGCTACGCGCTTTGGTGGGTTCTACTCCAGAAACTATTGTTGTCATTAACGCCGATCGCAAAGTTGAACATGGCAAGATTGTCACAGTTATGGATCAAGTCCGTCAGGTTAAAGGTGCAAGGTTAGCTATTGCAACTCAAAAGCCTTAG
- a CDS encoding trans-aconitate 2-methyltransferase, giving the protein MATTNLCAGYDPLARIYNEDWALGVFQETLPALEKLILPNLVKDAQILDLGCGTGHLAQKLLEQGYQVTGIDASEGMLRYAQENAPNAKLILKDARFVNFAPTFDAVISIGAFNHVMSLEELTSVFHNVYQALVNNGIFLFYLFLEEEYQYNWGGKITGNVKEDYAWAARNSYDSETKIAEINLTIFSLIEKSWQRLDSTILEKCYTKEELISALKIAGFSNINRYDAHHDLGIAQTPGCVYFVCYKSISKL; this is encoded by the coding sequence ATGGCTACCACAAATCTATGTGCTGGTTATGATCCCTTAGCACGCATATATAACGAAGATTGGGCATTAGGAGTTTTTCAAGAGACACTACCAGCTTTAGAAAAACTTATATTACCAAATTTAGTCAAGGATGCACAAATTCTTGACCTCGGTTGTGGTACAGGACATTTAGCACAAAAACTACTTGAACAAGGCTATCAAGTCACAGGAATTGATGCTTCGGAAGGAATGTTACGCTATGCTCAGGAAAATGCACCAAACGCAAAATTAATTCTTAAAGATGCGCGTTTTGTTAATTTTGCTCCTACGTTTGATGCAGTCATTTCCATCGGAGCATTTAACCATGTCATGAGCCTGGAAGAATTAACTAGTGTGTTTCATAATGTTTACCAAGCTCTGGTAAACAACGGTATATTCTTATTTTATCTATTTTTAGAGGAAGAATATCAGTACAACTGGGGCGGTAAAATTACTGGTAATGTGAAAGAAGACTACGCATGGGCTGCGCGCAATAGCTATGATTCGGAAACTAAAATAGCTGAAATTAATTTGACTATATTCTCGTTAATAGAGAAAAGCTGGCAGCGTTTGGATAGCACTATTTTAGAAAAATGCTACACCAAAGAAGAATTAATATCAGCTTTGAAAATAGCAGGTTTTAGTAACATTAACCGTTATGATGCACATCATGATTTAGGAATTGCTCAAACCCCTGGATGTGTATATTTTGTTTGTTATAAAAGCATAAGTAAGCTGTAA
- a CDS encoding energy transducer TonB, producing the protein MSFSGTTFEQREKETKALKGFLVLSLIGSLSFHVAVLASGIGNYFSRVSPVEEEPIEVAVIDTPEDNKLEAEPKPEQSPQKLEVKEKTEVLISSTVKPENPVNPVPLPAKVELPPPQPKQPVVSEPPIQKLVENLRKPIEPAQPLAKPLVPNNLSNSGNSSNNLRDTLRGIRDSSRSQSIATNNVSGSTTPGNGAPGGGGGGGGGGGGGGGGTSVLTGNGIGSIGGSGTGTGTGNGSGVGSGTVSGIGSGNGSGVGSGNGSGIGSGSGSGVGSGTGSGIGSGNGSGVGSGNNGGERIATTSTTPKLPSSGDGRAACEECNVKYSERARRRKTEGRVAVAVDTDANGKVTNVRLIGSSGDRDLDEEHLRQARNWKLKPSESGRQGVQIATEYAIQGSRRHNQVRKQQQDREERQRQREIAAVSSNNNSGGESPRRRLRIEAAVSEGNDVSVTSTRQRGSVESASEQTATSSRESRINRRLQSTNTAEATPTRVRSSDGENSLGNRLRRRQREVTADVRTSGETPQRLLRRRRRAVQPSSQPSDSASRLRNALRRSSETTPEAMPSPNSSQ; encoded by the coding sequence ATGAGCTTCTCCGGCACTACTTTCGAGCAGCGCGAGAAAGAGACAAAGGCGCTTAAAGGTTTTCTGGTTTTGAGTCTAATAGGTTCCCTCAGCTTTCATGTAGCGGTACTTGCTTCTGGGATTGGTAATTACTTCTCCAGAGTCTCCCCAGTTGAAGAGGAACCAATCGAGGTCGCAGTTATCGACACCCCAGAAGATAACAAGTTGGAGGCAGAACCAAAGCCGGAGCAGTCTCCCCAAAAACTTGAAGTCAAAGAAAAAACAGAGGTTTTGATAAGTTCAACTGTCAAACCAGAGAACCCGGTAAATCCAGTTCCACTCCCTGCCAAAGTGGAATTACCACCTCCGCAGCCTAAGCAACCTGTTGTATCAGAGCCACCTATCCAAAAATTGGTGGAAAATTTGCGAAAACCTATTGAGCCAGCGCAACCCTTAGCTAAACCGCTTGTGCCCAATAATCTCAGTAATTCTGGTAATTCCAGCAATAATTTACGCGATACTCTGCGAGGTATTAGAGACTCTAGTCGCAGTCAGTCGATTGCTACCAATAACGTCAGCGGTTCCACAACACCAGGAAATGGTGCGCCAGGTGGTGGTGGCGGCGGTGGTGGCGGCGGTGGTGGCGGCGGTGGTGGTACATCAGTTTTAACTGGTAACGGAATTGGCAGTATTGGCGGTTCGGGTACGGGTACTGGTACTGGTAACGGTTCTGGTGTTGGTAGCGGTACAGTTTCAGGTATTGGCAGCGGTAACGGCTCTGGTGTCGGTAGCGGTAACGGCTCGGGTATTGGTAGCGGTAGCGGTTCTGGTGTTGGTAGTGGTACAGGTTCAGGTATTGGCAGCGGTAACGGCTCTGGTGTCGGTAGCGGCAATAATGGAGGAGAACGAATAGCTACCACATCCACAACGCCAAAATTACCCAGTAGTGGTGATGGTCGGGCAGCTTGTGAAGAATGTAATGTTAAATACTCCGAAAGAGCCAGGCGGCGTAAGACAGAAGGAAGAGTTGCTGTAGCTGTTGATACTGATGCTAATGGGAAAGTTACTAATGTCAGACTAATTGGTTCTAGTGGTGATAGAGACTTAGATGAAGAACATCTCCGCCAAGCTAGGAACTGGAAACTCAAGCCCTCTGAAAGTGGTAGACAAGGAGTGCAAATAGCTACAGAGTATGCAATACAAGGTTCCCGTCGCCACAACCAAGTCAGGAAGCAGCAGCAGGATCGAGAAGAACGTCAAAGACAACGGGAAATAGCAGCAGTTTCTTCAAATAACAACTCTGGTGGAGAAAGCCCAAGGCGCAGGCTGCGTATAGAAGCTGCGGTTTCTGAGGGTAACGATGTTTCTGTAACATCAACAAGACAGCGAGGTAGTGTAGAATCTGCATCCGAGCAAACCGCTACTAGCAGTAGGGAATCAAGAATTAACCGGAGATTACAGAGCACCAATACCGCAGAGGCAACACCAACAAGGGTAAGAAGTTCTGATGGAGAAAATTCTCTTGGTAATCGTCTGCGGCGCAGACAACGGGAGGTAACAGCTGATGTGAGAACATCAGGAGAAACACCACAACGCCTATTGAGAAGACGGCGACGGGCTGTGCAACCATCTTCGCAACCATCAGATAGTGCAAGTCGTTTGCGGAATGCTCTGCGTCGGAGCAGCGAGACTACTCCTGAGGCTATGCCTAGCCCAAATTCATCACAGTAG
- a CDS encoding DUF2127 domain-containing protein — protein MRSKRSTGLLAIVIYKAFVASLLAVTSIALLFTLKNYQNLALFSESYILETKFTIIEWLIDKILNISPAKLKFSGIAIGVYAIVTAIEAIGLWYEKPWATLLVLGLVGISIPPEIFELIKGVTILKLIVFLVNVAIFLYLLRHFPIHKK, from the coding sequence GTGAGATCTAAGCGTTCAACTGGTTTATTAGCAATTGTAATTTATAAGGCTTTTGTTGCTTCCCTACTAGCTGTTACATCTATAGCCTTGCTCTTTACCCTAAAAAATTATCAGAATTTGGCTCTGTTTTCTGAATCTTATATTTTAGAAACTAAATTCACAATTATTGAATGGCTAATAGATAAAATTCTCAATATTAGTCCGGCAAAACTCAAATTTAGTGGAATAGCTATTGGAGTTTATGCTATTGTAACGGCAATTGAAGCCATTGGTTTATGGTATGAGAAACCTTGGGCAACACTGTTAGTTCTAGGATTAGTTGGAATTAGCATACCTCCGGAAATATTTGAATTAATTAAAGGAGTAACAATACTAAAGTTGATAGTATTTTTAGTGAATGTAGCGATATTCTTGTATTTGTTACGTCATTTTCCTATACATAAAAAATAA
- a CDS encoding MFS transporter: MEEGDRLGRVKLLLAGYLLYTLVYLGFAFVQAAWQVWVLFALYGLHLGMSQGVLLALVADKVPAALRGTAFGFLNLAVGIALLPASILAGELWHHFGSTSTFIISSIFALVAALLLVFNNSNHL; the protein is encoded by the coding sequence ATGGAAGAGGGCGATCGCTTGGGACGTGTAAAACTACTATTGGCGGGATATTTACTGTATACCCTAGTTTACTTGGGCTTTGCTTTTGTTCAAGCTGCTTGGCAAGTCTGGGTTTTGTTTGCTCTGTACGGTTTGCATTTGGGTATGAGTCAGGGCGTATTGTTAGCACTGGTAGCAGATAAAGTTCCAGCTGCATTACGAGGTACTGCATTTGGATTTCTCAATCTAGCAGTAGGCATAGCACTTTTACCAGCCAGTATTTTAGCTGGTGAATTATGGCATCACTTTGGATCAACAAGTACTTTTATAATTAGTAGCATCTTTGCATTAGTGGCAGCACTGTTATTAGTGTTCAATAATTCAAATCATTTATAA
- a CDS encoding aspartate aminotransferase family protein: MNITPVKLPQTPEYLNELLATDGLTQQQQRYLRDLINRYNTRTQKSKQISETYRPVLADDKNLGEFHLLFKELYYPIVASRSLGSRIWDVDGNEYVDVMMGLGINLFGHNPSFIKEALITQLDKGIQIGPQSELVGEVAELVSQLTGMERVCFSNTGTEAVMSAIRVARAVTGRNKIVIFSGSYHGHFDGTLIKANQTENNHSALPIAPGVLPNFVNDVLVLDYGNIESLEIIKTHQQELAAVLVVPVQTSRPALQPKEFLHQLRELTQASNIALIFDEMVTGFRIHPGGAQAYFCIQADIATYGKIVGGGLPIGVIAGKRKYMDAIDGGMWNYGDDSYPQTQKTFFAGTFCKHPLAMTAAKAVMTYLQSEGSSLYQKLNERTTKFVNALNDYFTVEDIPLKMANFGSLFGSASVEFTEEDSAASVAMSLLKYHLLNQGVHLLGVSGYLSTSHTEEDINYILQAVKQSVEQLRFGGFL, encoded by the coding sequence ATGAATATCACACCAGTTAAATTACCTCAGACTCCAGAGTATTTAAACGAGCTATTAGCTACAGATGGACTTACTCAACAGCAACAAAGGTATTTGCGAGATTTGATTAATCGCTACAACACACGCACCCAAAAATCAAAGCAAATTTCTGAAACTTATCGCCCTGTCTTAGCCGATGATAAAAACTTAGGAGAGTTTCATTTACTCTTTAAAGAACTTTATTATCCTATAGTCGCTAGTCGTTCTTTGGGTTCTAGAATTTGGGATGTAGATGGTAATGAATATGTAGATGTAATGATGGGTTTGGGTATTAATCTTTTTGGTCATAACCCATCTTTTATTAAAGAAGCTTTAATCACTCAACTAGATAAAGGTATTCAAATTGGCCCTCAATCAGAACTTGTGGGTGAGGTAGCTGAGTTAGTTTCTCAACTCACGGGAATGGAGCGGGTTTGTTTTAGTAATACGGGTACAGAAGCTGTCATGTCTGCTATTCGCGTTGCTAGAGCCGTCACAGGACGGAACAAAATCGTTATATTTTCTGGCTCTTATCATGGGCATTTTGATGGCACTTTAATTAAAGCAAATCAGACAGAAAATAATCACTCTGCACTACCAATAGCACCTGGAGTATTGCCAAATTTTGTTAATGATGTTTTAGTGTTAGATTATGGCAATATTGAATCATTAGAAATCATCAAAACTCATCAGCAAGAATTAGCAGCAGTTTTGGTAGTGCCTGTACAAACTAGTAGACCTGCTTTACAACCCAAGGAATTTCTACACCAGTTACGGGAATTAACTCAAGCGTCTAATATTGCCTTAATTTTTGATGAAATGGTTACAGGTTTTCGCATTCATCCTGGTGGCGCACAAGCTTATTTTTGTATACAAGCTGATATAGCTACCTATGGCAAAATTGTAGGCGGTGGACTGCCTATTGGAGTGATTGCTGGTAAACGTAAATATATGGATGCAATTGATGGAGGTATGTGGAATTATGGCGATGATTCCTACCCACAAACGCAGAAAACATTTTTTGCAGGTACTTTTTGTAAGCATCCCTTAGCGATGACGGCTGCAAAAGCAGTTATGACCTATTTGCAAAGTGAAGGGTCATCACTATATCAAAAGTTAAATGAACGTACAACAAAATTTGTTAATGCTTTGAATGATTATTTTACCGTAGAAGATATCCCTCTAAAAATGGCGAACTTTGGCTCACTCTTTGGTTCAGCATCTGTAGAATTTACTGAGGAAGATTCTGCTGCTTCAGTAGCTATGAGTTTATTAAAATATCATCTACTTAATCAAGGAGTTCACCTTTTAGGAGTGAGCGGTTATTTATCTACATCTCATACAGAGGAAGATATAAACTACATTCTGCAAGCTGTTAAGCAGAGTGTAGAACAATTACGGTTTGGAGGATTTTTATAG
- a CDS encoding MbtH family protein — protein sequence MNQTTSEDTTIYKVVVNHEEQYSIWPADRENALGWRDTGKSGLKSECLAYVKEVWTDMRPLSLRKKMEE from the coding sequence ATGAACCAAACCACTTCTGAAGATACAACAATTTATAAGGTTGTTGTCAATCATGAAGAGCAATATTCTATTTGGCCTGCTGACCGAGAAAATGCTCTTGGTTGGCGAGATACAGGTAAAAGTGGACTCAAATCTGAATGTTTAGCATATGTCAAGGAAGTCTGGACTGATATGAGACCCCTGAGTTTAAGAAAGAAAATGGAGGAATGA